A window of Fusarium musae strain F31 chromosome 1, whole genome shotgun sequence genomic DNA:
atagtaatagtaatgaTCTATTGTTCATATGTCGTCGGTTCGATAAAGGGCAATTCATTCATCTCGCGCGCGTTTGACTCTTTACAAGTTGCACGACCACGTCGTAAGACAACGCGTTGCCGAGTCCAATCAAGATAACAAAAATTGCACGCGATTCGTCTCATGGCAAAGTAAGTACAAGTGTGCCCTTCACGGCCAATTCAACTGGCGTGACCTGTGGGTATGGTAGTATCATTGTGTGTCAATCATAgtgtgtgtatgtgtgtgTCTGCGTGGTTCTTCCTGTCGAACAGTCCATGCGTGCAGGAATGGGTATCAAGAGGGCTACGCAATCGCCGTCGTGCCCTTTGCAAAAAGCTAACAAAAAACCAACAACAAAAAAACCATATGCTTATGCCGCAAAAATCATCAATAACCTGCCGTCCCGCGATGCATTCATGTAAAATCGAGCATTGTCCCAGGCTAGCTCGTGTCAAGTCCGTCATACGCCGTGGCCCCTCTTGAGATATTCCATCTCAATcgttcatctgcatctggcTCTGCCTCGGCATTGCGCCATTCAGTCCTCCCAGATAGtctcaagatcgagatctCCTCTTCGCTCAGCACCGCACACACTCCAACGCTTTCGCTTGTCTCTGGAGCCAAAACCCATCGTACGGCCTCGCGTCTGGCCATCCTTGCCTTTCAGGTCGGAGGACTCATTCCCCTCTGCAGCATCTGCATCGGCCTTGAGCTGGGCAATTCTTTCAGCTTCCAGCGCTGCTTCTTCGGCATCAGGCGTGTCGGGAATTGTTTCCAGGCTGGAGATGCTGGGGCTTCGGGACCTGGTTGATGTTGGCGTGGAGGGGACCGACGAGTAAGTCGTGCCATAGCTTCCGGAAAGGGCATCGTAGCTTCGATaagaggatgtcgaggaaatcgaagaggatggtgttgatggaaaTGTGCCTAGAGAGCCAGTGCTCGAAGATGTGAATGttcgaagaggagaagatggtcGTCGTAGTCGGGCGGGGGTGCTTGTGGAAACCCCCATGATGGGAGAGGTACTTCGTCGCTCATGCATTTGCTCAGGTTCGAGAACTGAAGTTCGAACTGGAGAAATTGGCGGGAAAGCTTCATCGGCAGGCTTTCGCGGAATGCGGACTCTACTAGGTGATCCAGAGGGGCTTCCAGGACGGTGCTGGGGCGAAAAAAGGATATGGCCTGATCCATTGACGCCTGGCATGGATTGAGTACGAGACATTGGGGGCGCAAGGCTGGTTGTAGAACGAGACCTAGAATGAGCGCCTGAGAGCGGAGAAGTGGTGCGTGGTCGATACGGAAGAAAGGGTGTCGCAGACCAAGATGGTGAAGCTGGCGATGTCGGACTGGGGTCGGTGCTTCGTCTCAGGTTTGGCGGCTTTCGAGGCAATTCGATGCTGAGGTTGGAAAAGGCGCTGGGGCTCTGAAGTCGCGGCGATGGATATCCTGGAGATAGGGAGGGTGACGCAGACAATAATGAGgatgcagaggcagaggcagataCGGGTGCGGGAGCAGGTGTAGGAGTAGGACGGAACTCCTCCATACGCTCTGTCTCGGGAACTGGCTCCATTTCGAAATTGGTAATCGAGGGTGGAGGCAAGATACGATACGATACAATGTGATACGGTACAGCACGGCACGGATGGAAGTTGAGACCAACCGGTTTCGTCAGAAGATAAACGGTGGCATGTGGTGCCCGAAACTTGAACGAGTCTTGGCCGACGAGCAACGGCGTGGATTTCTGGGGGATTTATTCGACCCGGTAGTAAAGATCGTCAGCGGCGGTTCTACGAAGCTCTGCCGGCGGCTGCAAGTTCGGGTTGCTTTTGACAAGAGGCGCAGCAATAGGGCGTGAAGCAATCACAAGCTGGCGACAGAGTCCGGTATTGCATTCAGCGCGGCAGAAAGGCGGGGGTGGATCAAGATTTGAGATAGATCCGAGGTGATATGGACGGGTTTTTGTCGTAGGTGGAGAGGCTATACTTGGTAGCTGTTGTAGCTCGAGGCGTGGTGGTGTAGGTGAGGTAGGTTAGGTAGGTTGGAGTTGGGGTTGAGAGGAGAAGGGCGGAGGGACCTGTACCTCGAACTCAGCTCTGGGAGGCGGTGTCGCGGCAGCTCAGCTGAAATCGAGGTGACAacgcgaagaagaagagaaaagcgCCCTCGTaggaaaagaagagggaTATTGAGGAGGAAAGCACTTGAAAGATGAGGAAACGTGAAGGCGGTTGAAAGAGAATATGGAAAAGTGATTTGAGGCGAGTCAAGTCGAGTGACCATGTACCTTACTTAGTAAAGAGGTGGAAGCGAGACCAGCGGCTGGCTGTAAAGGGAGACCCAATGGAAGTGACACTGGGCGCGTGGTTCCGACGGTCAGGGCACCCACCAGTACCAGTGGTTGATGGTTCGGTGAGGTACCTCCGCTAGGTAGTGGGGGAGTAGCCTGGGCTTCTGGGGCCCAAGGCTTGGGAGGAACGTGCGATTAATCCACTAGGGGCTCTTAGCGGGGACATGAGCCTGGGTGATGAGTTCAGGGTATGTGACGGTCAAAGGTATGGGACTTTGGatgaaaaaaaagaagatggacaAAGAGAGTAATAACGGTTATATTCACAATAGGATGGTTGTATTTTACATTCTCGTATAGCTGCAGGTTTAGACGAAACTTTTTAACTGGCATTACAATACCTGCGACGTTAACAAGTCAGTAATCATCTCTCGTTGTCTCTACGTTCAACACAAGGGGTATCTTTGAATCTaaaacaaaacaacatcCGTCAACGCCACCGCTTCCCATTGACATACCTGACACTGCCATGTTTCCTACCATGGAATCAGAACAGGTATAATAACAGCCATATTGATAGATGAGATGGAATGGCCCGAGACCATTCAATGTCATGCGATTCGATGCCGTGCGACGCGCGCATTGTTCAACGACAATCACAGCCCTCAAGATGCTCCCTTCAAGTCACATCACATTCCGTTTCCACATCAACAGCATGCTCACGCATATGGCAACGCAGCCAATCCTTCTTAATAAGCATCATCAGCCATTCGGAACCGTGAGCAACCTACCCGGACTTGTCGCTTGAATTGCCTCGCTTGTCTTGGTACAGAATAGTacacgagacgagacgagacgacgACTCGCTGAGTATCTCAATGAGGCGGCGATCCATAGATCGGCCCAAACTAGCGGTCCTCAACGCTTGCTTGACACCGCCCTTCCAGAACGTGACACCAGCATTAATAATTATGGACAGTTATGTAGATCTCGAATAAGATGAGCACTCTGCCACTTTCAGTACTGGGTTCCCTAATCCGGTGGGCCGTTCAAACCGCTCATCTTTAACCGTCAGCCACTCACGGTACGCGCCTCCAAAAGAGACGCCGCCTCTCATTTCAAGGACACCATTCACTGAAGCCTCGACGCCCGGGTTTCAGGAACCGGGGGCCCTTATGCTTCGTGGAGCCTTTACGGGGGAGACCGAAGGCCCGGACCCCATGCTGGGCTCTGCGAGTGAGAAGCCGGAGGCCTTTTGTACATACACAATAAACAACTGGGGACCTGCGGGAGTCGAGGGAATAATTTGTATGTACTCTGTAAAAACCCTCAAATGGTCTTGGGGAGCATGGAAACGAGACTACATAGCAGATGCCAAAATAAGTCCAGCACGCAGGCCTCCCTCCATGTTTAGGATAATTCCCCAAAAGTTTTTTGTCATTTGGAATAAAGATCCTAGAGTTCTCCCCTCCCTCGACATGGCTCAAGCATGAACATGGCTTGGAGCATGCATGATAGTGTGCTGCCCGTTGCACCGTCAATTGCAAGCCGACTTGTCTGTACCTGGGAGTCTTAATAAAGTCGACCAATCCTATTCCTGTCCACGCATTATTATTCCTTTACTGGGCTACCGTGGCAAACGAGGTGCTTAGCGCTGCTCAACTCGTTGCTGATGGTCGTTCATCCTGAATTGGAAAGCCAATAGCCACTCAATTTGTTCTCAAAGGTACAGTACCACCGAGTCAGTCAAGAGTCCAATGACCATGAGCCAACCAGCTCTCACTCACATCAATCGCTTGACGCCTGAACCTAAGCTCTTACTGGCGAGCGCGCCCTTACGCCTTGATCCTGGCGAGACCCTGGCACAGGGATGGTGAGTGACGGCcacctcagggagcaagaaaacaccagatCTTAATGTAGaatgtcaaaataaacttagcaaaggaTATCCTAGGTCActactaaacttatcctaaactcataCTAAGTTACATAAAtatttttgtcacttaggatcaaggccctgagttttctttcctcccctaggacCATAACGAAGATGGGCCCAGCTCATTAAGTGTAATATCGTAGCTTGGGCGCTAACTCTGGAGGAATGTCTGCCCTGGTCGCCATGACGTCGTGTCTAGAGGGTTGCCCAATGCGAAGTGATGAACTGTGAATGCAGTAAAGAGATAATATTCACGCTCAAGGTTGAGCCAGCAACCATCGGCTGGCAGCCCCCAATTTATAATATGTTTTGGCTCTCCTGACTCGGATGAGATACCACTTCTCAGCAAGCGCTCACTGTTCCCGACCCCAGATTCCTCATCTTTTGATCCCAATCTCAGGGACCTTGCGCTACTGCATGACAGTTCCATATTTAGCTCCCGCCGACAGAATGCTCCGATGTCGTTGGCCATGCTTTTCTCGTATCAGCGCTTACTGACCTCGAGCAGTAGAGCATTTTCGTACCTCCATTCGTCGTTGTTCTGTTAAACTGAAAGGTGGCTCATCGTATAAGAacgaagaagcaaaaggaggCCTCTGGCTCTACGCGTAACTATACCATCAGGTATCTTGTGTACTAATTCAGTACTAATGCATTACTCGGCATTTATGCCGATTTTCTTGGTTTACAGAGAAATGCCGCGCAAAACTCGGCTTCCGTGGGATTTAGTTTATAACGTCACCGCTTACATGCGGGATGTTTTGTAAGAGGGCTGCAACTTGTAAGTGACAAGGAGCAGGTCACCTGTCGAGAGGATCACATGTACATCATTTCTTTCACGACTCGACCAGACACAACACAGCATGGCATGTCCTACTAGAGGTTCTCGTTTGCAGCCTTGTTGGTTCACcattgtgtatgtatgtatgtatgtattgtaTTGTAAGGGCTCTCATATCTTCCGTCTCGCTATCAACTGCCCCGAATAGCCGAAAATGAATGGTCAATATCAGCCACATACACGCGGTCCAAGGAACGCCAATAAATGCAGCTCAGTCTATCAACCATTGATACACATAGAGACGCAGGCTAAGGGAGGATGTAGTACCCAAAGTTCCTGGTGCGCTCGCAGAGAACAGATACTCTCACATGATATCGCCGTGATCCATTCATATCCAACAACAATATGCAAGACACTGATGTGTCTCAAGTATCCTTTCATCTTGTTCCTGGTGCTCCCGGAGGTGGAAGCTGGTCAGGTCCAAAAGACATTGGCAAAAGCTACATTGCGTCAACCCCAAACTCAAGAACAAAGGGAACAGAGCGCAACTAACCTGTCGCAATTTTGCAATCACAAAATCCTCATTCTTATCGAACATGATAATGGGTGTATCCAGTGTGCAAAACTCGCGAATACTACATCACCGAGAACATGCAACTCACCTGTTAGTCAAAcccatcatcttctgcatCTACACTCTCAAAGACACCCCCAGTAACAACTCACAACTGTCTACACATTCCACATGGACTCGCCGGTGGCGCAATATCAGTTGCGACAGCAATGGCTCGGAACCCACGATGGCCGCTTGTCACAGCTGTACCAAGGGCCACGCGCTCTGCACATGTTCCCACAGGATACGCCGCGTTTTCCACATTTGCGCCGCTCGTGAGCTCACCCTCGCTTGAGAGGACCGTTGCTCCGACGCGGAACTGGCTGTATGGACAGTACGCTGTGGCCTTGGCTGCAACTGCACGCTCACGGAGCTCTGAGAACTCGTTCGGCGTGATCCCGTGTGCTGAACAGACTTCAACCGTCTTGGCTGTGTCGCCTTTTGAGATAGTCTCTGGGGTCTCCATCATATGACCTGAAGGGGGAAAGCAGGGGGCGAGAAAGGgggggagggaagaaaagggaaagaaggaaagagagaaaagggTTTGTGACAACGGGCGATTGATGCTTATATCCTATTCCGTGTCACTCGTCACTAGTTACACGAGCGGGCCCTTTATCGTGGACCTCTCCGCATCGGGCGCCTCCGTAATGCGGGGCTGAGCGCCGAAATGACGGACCCTTCGGCTGGTTCCTATGATAACCATATTGCTTATCATGTCTTTCCTTTAATACATAATAGGCAGGCACGTAACTATCGTTTCTAACCTGCAAGGGTATACAGACTAGGTATGTAGACTatctatgtatgtatgtatataaGTTGTGTCCAAATATGTATTATCAGATGCTAtcagcatcttctcatcctcatggtCTAATATTACTGTCATGACCATCATGCACCTTTCCCTTACATTGCTGCCATCCATTCTCATTACAAATACGTACATATGACACAGAGCAGCACAAAACTCCAAACTCATGGCTCATGCATACTGCTCGGCGAGCGGTTGTAGACTGGTGCTTGAACGGACCCGACCAAATCATTTCCATATCCTTTGTCCCCAACTTGCGTTTCTTGTAAGCCTTCCTTTTCGTTTCATCTGGACTCCGGCATCTAGTAAAACCCATCAGATCCTCCAAGCCTACTTGAGGTCGAACTGACTGTTGGCGTCGACTGTGCAGAGCTTGTGTCGCTTGGCGTTGCCGGTTCCACGACCTGACTTCGAATCGACGTGATCCATTCGTGCTGCAACAACTCAACTGCTGACGATCGGTTACGAGGGTCTCTTGTGAAACATTTCTTCAGGAAGTCGATTCCCTGAGGGCTGAGCTGATCTGCAGGTGGCAGCTGGGGCGGGTTCCCTTGCGCAATGTTGTACATGATCGCCCACTCGTTGTCGAGCTGTGCCCATGGCCTTCTTCCGGTGGCCATTTCCAGAATGACACAGCCCAGAGACCAGATGTCGACAGCCCCAGGCTTACCAGGGTTCTCGCCCTTGATCACCTCAGGTGACATATACATCGGCGTTCCTGTCATGGATCGGTTTGGCATTGTTGCTTGCTTCTCGCCAGCAAGTGTGCGGCCCTGTCGAGCAATAACCTTGGCGGCGCCAAAGTCCACATACTTGATGATTCCATTATGATCGAGCAAAATATCTGCAACGCTGTTAGTTTCTGCACATTGAGGGATACAAGATACACCACTTACTTTCGGGCTTGATGTCTCGGTGGGCAATGCCGCTCTCGTGCAAATAGACAAGACCCTCGAGCAGCTGAAGCGCATATACCATGATGACCTGCTCGTCTTCGATTCGACCATGTTCCAAGAGACTGGCTAAAGATCCCCCCGAACAAAACTCCATGAAAATGTACACTCGGTCTCGATGCACTTCGATGCCATAGTATGATACCACATTGGGATGATCCAACACTTCCAGTACACCCATCTCCTCTCTAATTTGCTCGGCGATCTGTGGGATGAGTTTGGGGTCCTGAAGTCGAATTTCCTTGACGGCCATCAGATGGCCCGTGTCAAGGTTCATTGCTGCATAGACATTGCCAAATGTGCCGCCTCCTACAAATTGACCTTGCTGCCAGCGCATCGTAACATTGGTGGCTGAGGATGAAAGGTACGCCAACGATCGGTCGACTTCATTATTGCCTTCCAGTACTCTTCCGACTCCCTGTCGCTCTGCAACTTTCTCGCGTCGATACTCATCTACCCTTTCGAGCTCCTCCATGCGCTGTTCAGTGATGAATCGCGAAGCCTCTTCGTCGTTCAGCATTCGGTTCTTGTCAAGCCTGCGGAACTGTCCCACCAAGGCTTCGATTCGTTCTTTCTCGGCCTGTGCCGCGAGGTTCGATCTGGCGCCCATGATATCAAAATGAGAAATAAGAAGAGACATGCAACCTGCGACCTTGGAACGAAGCTTGGCATACTCATCCTCGCCTAGAGCAAGGATGTGACGGCCTCGTGTCATGCCCATGGCCAACTCTAGCGCGAGTACGGCCCATCGAAAGGTCTTTCGGTCAGATGCAACGCAGTCGTCGCAAATGAAGCTTACCCAATCGAGGGCAAGTTTGGTCAATTTGAGGTTGTTCATCTGTCGCCTGTTGCTATCCATGTAGAGTAACGAACGTTGGCCAAACTCTGTGGCGAAAACGAAGCATGTTTGAATAAGTTCTTGGCAGTCCTTTCCCCGAGCCTGTTTTCTGATGATTTCCACACTGTCCATGAAAGTATTAGAAAGCTTATATGCCACCCGCCTCGTTTCTGTCAATCTTGAGTTGACTTTGTGGATGTTGGACCTCGATTCCTGCACAAGGTCAACATGCATATCAACAGCGTCAAGGAACGCCCTCCTCGCGTTGTGTAGGGTCTGGGGACTAGAAGCGCAGAGACGTATGTGTCCTCGCTTTAGGTCGAGGTTCAGGTCGCGTAAGGGTACTTCGATTACTTCGCCAAACCAATTGATAGGATCCTCTGGTCGGAGAATGAGGACATATTGCTCGCCCAGCTCGTCGGGAAACTGGTCCTTGGAAGTAATAGCCATCATAACGGGTATATCTTCCAGCCTCTCCCGTAACTCGGGCGATGCGATAACATATGTGTTGTCTTGCTCAAGCAAACGAGTGTCGACTTGAAAGTGACCCGAAGCTACCAATTGGTCGTAGAACTTTTGCATGGTTTCTGGTGGGAAGGATATGCTGTAGTCGGATGCGTGCTCATAGTTGTCGTTCAGCATTCGAGTGAATCGCTGAAGCATCCGCTGGCGGACTCGTACGGAGTCGAGACAAGCCTTATAACGCTTACTCATCTCCGATGCGGTTTCCTTGGGCTTTGCTTGCAACTCCTTTTCGAAAGTCTGGCTGAGTCTGTTGAGAGCCTTGAATGTGAGTGAGCTAAACTGCTCGGCAACTTCAATGTGACCTCGCTGCAGATGGCTACCGATTTCGTTGGCGAAATCCCATTCCTGAAACAAAAGTTCAGCTTCCTTGAAAGTATTCTTGTTCCCGCTCAGCTTCCAGTTTAGCATCTTGAAGTAATACTTCAATGCTTCCAGTACAACTTGGTCGAAAGATTCATCGATGCAAGGTGGTAGATCCCAGCCTGGTTCCGGATGTGCAATGGATGTGCACTCAAGCTTGATTCGAATGGCAAATTTGAGCAGAAGCTGGAATTGGGAGATCATTTGATCCTGCATGAGAGGGTTTTGCTGGGCAGATTCCTTAACTCTCCTAGCATAAGCGAGACGTGTGCGGGTGATCTCTTCAATGAGACGCGAGGGGAAGCTGATAAGAGTAAGAAGCTCTTCGAGATACGGTGGTAGGTGACGTTTGCGGAACGGCTCGGAATTCCTAATAAGAGTGTCCTTCGCCTTGCTAATGACGGTGGATATGGGTGCAAGCATTCCCTTTTCTAAGTTCCCATTGTCGTCGTTGTAAAGAGATTGAAGTCCGTCTTCTTTCATTAGCCGGTCGAGGAATGATGTTTCGTCGCTGCTTATACCATTTACAGCTGGCGATCGCTGTTTAGTCCGTGTAAAGTCGAGCTCATCATTCCCAACCCACTTCCTCAGGATGTTCAGTTCCGTGTTTATCATTTCGTTGGTGTTGTACCACGATATAATAGCATCATGGGCTTCTTTGAATGTGGCAGAGTCTGCTGCTTTGTGTTCTGCTGCGAGTGAAGCCCAAGAGGGGTATAGGTTTTCACACATCTCAATCTTGGTCACCATGTCTTTGACTTGTTCGTATGGTGGTTTTCCTGCTTCGCTCTCACCCTTCACTTGGAagttgatgatctcgtccAGTGTGCGGTCAAGAGTAGACCGAGATTCCTCCAACATGCGTCTCTGGACAGGGATATGTCTTCCACAAACCTTAGATCGGATGCCCAGCCACAATTCGGTCTTGTGAGCACTCTTGCCCGCCTGTTGATCCGCCGATCCAATCAGTCGTTTTTTCTCTTGCCGTACGACATCTCCAGTAAGGACGGCCTCGAGCATACCGTGCCACTCAAGTCTTTCGCGATTCTCTGGGTCTTTCAAATCCTCGTCTGTGGGCTGAAGGTTGTCGTTGCCGTAAAACATAATGGTCTCCTGGTCGAAGCGATCGTCATATGGACCCTCCGACGAGGGGGTTTCGCCTTCCGAGTCCGAATCGTTTCCATTCAAATTCGAGTAAGACGAAAAGTACCCTCCACTATAGTCCTGCCGAAGTTTCTGTACATATGCTCGCTCCTGTGCCCGGAACCTGCTCTCACTCTGCCGTGGGCGCGTCTTAGACGATGATCGGATTGATTCTGTGAAAGATGGTGTCACTGGCGGATGAGCTGGTTTCCTGGAGGTGGCAGGATTGTAGGTGTTCGAGGGTGTCCTCGCCGGACCCAGTGGTCGCTGCGGCCAGGAGCCATTGGGTGTATAGGCCGCGCCATCGTCACCAGTAGCAACTCTCTGTGACTTTGGTGCACCGTTAATGACCGTCCCAGGGAGCAGAGAAGTCAATGACCCTGTGTGGCCCGATGATTCGTATCGGGATAAATTACCCAGCTCGTCCTGACGTTCCGTCGCATGAGGATCGCCGTTGGTTTCGATCGGAGTTTCGTGTCGGTGACTCCTGTTCTTGTCTATGcgtccatcttcttcggtACCTGAGAAACGAACCGCTCGGGGCGACGACTCGGTCATCCTAATGGGTGTGTCTGGGCTGGCACCCAGGTGGAGTTGGAAGTATGAGCGCCCCTCAGCGTCACGTCGAGTTGTCGTGATTAATACGAATATATAGTTGTGACTGTGGAAGATGCCAGTTTAAACGGTTTTGTGTTGGCGCTCGAGTTGTGGTCGAAAGGTTTACGATGGATCGAAGATGGCCATGGAGAGGGGGTTGAGCTTGGGGAGCTCTTGATGCAAGCAGATCGAGATGGATCGCATGGAGGAGTGGCAACCAAGAAGCGCGTGCAATTTCATAGCCAATCATCGCGCTCCAAGCGCCTAGTGGCGCTTTAACTGTGGCTCGTGTGTGGCGAAACTATGGGGTCAGACCTATCATGAAGACGTTGGGAAGACGAATCATGACTACTAATCTGCCAACCTTGGAAAAAATCAGCACCGTCATCTGGTTTGTACCACACCGGCTTACATAGGTAGGTCAAGGACTCGTAGAGccttatttatctttaatagcaGGCTGCTATCATGACGATGCATATTCTTACCACTGGTGTTGTGAAACTGTATTATAGTGTTGTATCTCTTTCATTTTACTACAATGTTCTACTACCTACTGTCATTATACTATTGACTCGACAATAATCAACCATTGAAAGGTCTCGAGTCCATGACCCGCCCGGACTGGTGTAGATATGTGGAAATAGTGACTGACTAAGGGAATGAATATAAAGACATCAGATGCCTTACAAATAAACACAGTGCTATCTAAGATAGGGCATGGAATAGAATACGAAAGTTTCATTCTTGCAATATACCACAAATCACATCTACACGTGAAGACTGATTGCTATACACTTGAGATCGATTAATACAAAATGACTACCCTAGACCCGGTCAAACTTGCCCCAGCACATGCCAACGCGAACGGACGAGGGCCAAGTTATTACCTTCGCAACAATATTCGTATAGGGTTTAGCACGGTAACGTTTTAATCAAGCGATGGCCGGAATGAATTGATGCAATATATACTCTACACAGAAGCCTGAGCGCCATACTACCGGTATAGCGCGCTGGGAATGCCATAGAGAGTGTTAAGCCATGGGAAATGATTGCATAGATTACGATTTATGCGTGTAATTTTATTGTCATAGTAGAGAGAAAGTAAAGAAAGGCTGCTTATAA
This region includes:
- a CDS encoding hypothetical protein (EggNog:ENOG41), with the translated sequence MEPVPETERMEEFRPTPTPAPAPVSASASASSLLSASPSLSPGYPSPRLQSPSAFSNLSIELPRKPPNLRRSTDPSPTSPASPSWSATPFLPYRPRTTSPLSGAHSRSRSTTSLAPPMSRTQSMPGVNGSGHILFSPQHRPGSPSGSPSRVRIPRKPADEAFPPISPVRTSVLEPEQMHERRSTSPIMGVSTSTPARLRRPSSPLRTFTSSSTGSLGTFPSTPSSSISSTSSYRSYDALSGSYGTTYSSVPSTPTSTRSRSPSISSLETIPDTPDAEEAALEAERIAQLKADADAAEGNESSDLKGKDGQTRGRTMGFGSRDKRKRWSVCGAERRGDLDLETIWED
- a CDS encoding hypothetical protein (BUSCO:EOG092605FC); its protein translation is MTESSPRAVRFSGTEEDGRIDKNRSHRHETPIETNGDPHATERQDELGNLSRYESSGHTGSLTSLLPGTVINGAPKSQRVATGDDGAAYTPNGSWPQRPLGPARTPSNTYNPATSRKPAHPPVTPSFTESIRSSSKTRPRQSESRFRAQERAYVQKLRQDYSGGYFSSYSNLNGNDSDSEGETPSSEGPYDDRFDQETIMFYGNDNLQPTDEDLKDPENRERLEWHGMLEAVLTGDVVRQEKKRLIGSADQQAGKSAHKTELWLGIRSKVCGRHIPVQRRMLEESRSTLDRTLDEIINFQVKGESEAGKPPYEQVKDMVTKIEMCENLYPSWASLAAEHKAADSATFKEAHDAIISWYNTNEMINTELNILRKWVGNDELDFTRTKQRSPAVNGISSDETSFLDRLMKEDGLQSLYNDDNGNLEKGMLAPISTVISKAKDTLIRNSEPFRKRHLPPYLEELLTLISFPSRLIEEITRTRLAYARRVKESAQQNPLMQDQMISQFQLLLKFAIRIKLECTSIAHPEPGWDLPPCIDESFDQVVLEALKYYFKMLNWKLSGNKNTFKEAELLFQEWDFANEIGSHLQRGHIEVAEQFSSLTFKALNRLSQTFEKELQAKPKETASEMSKRYKACLDSVRVRQRMLQRFTRMLNDNYEHASDYSISFPPETMQKFYDQLVASGHFQVDTRLLEQDNTYVIASPELRERLEDIPVMMAITSKDQFPDELGEQYVLILRPEDPINWFGEVIEVPLRDLNLDLKRGHIRLCASSPQTLHNARRAFLDAVDMHVDLVQESRSNIHKVNSRLTETRRVAYKLSNTFMDSVEIIRKQARGKDCQELIQTCFVFATEFGQRSLLYMDSNRRQMNNLKLTKLALDWVSFICDDCVASDRKTFRWAVLALELAMGMTRGRHILALGEDEYAKLRSKVAGCMSLLISHFDIMGARSNLAAQAEKERIEALVGQFRRLDKNRMLNDEEASRFITEQRMEELERVDEYRREKVAERQGVGRVLEGNNEVDRSLAYLSSSATNVTMRWQQGQFVGGGTFGNVYAAMNLDTGHLMAVKEIRLQDPKLIPQIAEQIREEMGVLEVLDHPNVVSYYGIEVHRDRVYIFMEFCSGGSLASLLEHGRIEDEQVIMVYALQLLEGLVYLHESGIAHRDIKPENILLDHNGIIKYVDFGAAKVIARQGRTLAGEKQATMPNRSMTGTPMYMSPEVIKGENPGKPGAVDIWSLGCVILEMATGRRPWAQLDNEWAIMYNIAQGNPPQLPPADQLSPQGIDFLKKCFTRDPRNRSSAVELLQHEWITSIRSQVVEPATPSDTSSAQSTPTVSSTSSRLGGSDGFY